A region of Solanum dulcamara chromosome 7, daSolDulc1.2, whole genome shotgun sequence DNA encodes the following proteins:
- the LOC129896645 gene encoding glucan endo-1,3-beta-glucosidase 8-like: MYKKISSLWISLLMSSIFFSGEIHVGGYLGINWGRMATQKFVPSMVVDLLLQNGIPELRIFQPSLHVLDAFANTNIGLTITLQENFLKNVLEQKHMDNYIHERVKVYADKGVKFRYVYVGNEPFTKSLYMKKQFNGTIRFLNMTRDALDSFNLQDIKATTPHFTDVLTNVTKPSEGDFREDIKGKMLEFLDCINRTGAPFVVHMFPIYTVYRYGFDMDFAFFDNKSKFKIIDGNNTYTNLFAFIYDTLVCALAKAGYGDMEIVVGQIGWPTDGYVSASEENAERFHRSLLQYMARKDGTPLRPNRDIDMYLLGLTDENMVLTDYGPYQRHWGIYKHDGIPKYKIDFTLQDRDVKPSVAKGTVRMPNRWCVFDGKTDHNETLVLQDYDYACAKSDCSAFGTGATCDHLSFTEKVSYAYNMFYQMSNQDLRKCNLLGATITTVNPSTPDCDFPIEILTAEVVDGGSAVTKKY, from the exons ATGTACAAAAAGATAAGTTCGTTATGGATAAGCTTATTGATGTCATCGATATTCTTTTCTGGTGAAATTCACGTAGGAGGCTACTTGGGCATAAATTGGGGAAGGATGGCAACACAAAAGTTTGTTCCATCAATGGTTGTAGATTTACTCTTACAAAATGGAATTCCAGAGTTGAGAATTTTTCAACCAAGCTTGCACGTTCTTGATGCTTTTGCCAACACCAATATCGGTCTCACCATCACCTTACaagagaattttttaaaaaatgttttggAGCAAAAACATATGGACAACTATATTCACGAACGTGTAAAGGTTTATGCCGACAAAGGAGTTAAATTCAG GTATGTGTACGTGGGGAATGAACCCTTTACCAAATCATTATATATGAAAAAACAATTTAACGGTACTATCCGTTTCCTGAATATGACCAGAGATGCCCTTGATAGTTTCAACCTCCAAGATATCAAAGCAACAACTCCCCATTTCACGGACGTCTTAACAAATGTGACCAAGCCATCAGAAGGTGATTTTCGAGAAGACATAAAGGGGAAAATGTTGGAATTTCTGGATTGTATTAACAGAACTGGTGCCCCTTTCGTTGTCCATATGTTCCCAATCTATACTGTTTATAGATACGGATTTGATATGGACTTTGCTTTCTTCGATAATAAATCGAAGTTCAAAATTATAGATGGCAATAACACATATACTAATCTCTTCGCTTTCATATACGATACACTTGTTTGTGCTCTAGCAAAGGCAGGTTATGGTGATATGGAGATTGTTGTCGGACAAATTGGTTGGCCTACAGATGGATATGTTAGTGCAAGTGAAGAAAATGCTGAAAGATTTCATCGCAGTCTTCTTCAATATATGGCTAGGAAGGATGGAACTCCACTCCGCCCAAATAGAGATATAGATATGTATCTCCTTGGCTTAACAGATGAGAATATGGTTCTTACAGATTATGGCCCTTATCAACGACATTGGGGTATCTATAAACACGATGGTATACCCAAGTACAAAATTGATTTCACACTGCAAGACCGCGATGTCAAGCCTTCTGTTGCCAAAG GTACTGTGCGAATGCCGAATAGATGGTGTGTGTTTGATGGTAAAACGGATCACAACGAGACACTAGTGTTGCAAGATTACGACTATGCATGTGCCAAATCAGACTGCAGTGCGTTTGGCACTGGTGCAACATGTGATCACCTCAGTTTCACAGAGAAGGTCTCTTATGCATATAATATGTTTTATCAAATGAGTAATCAAGATCTGCGGAAATGCAACTTATTAGGAGCAACGATTACCACAGTTAATCCTTCAACTCCTGACTGTGATTTCCCAATTGAGATCTTAACTGCAGAGGTGGTGGATGGTGGATCTGCAGTAACCAAGAAATACTAG